The proteins below come from a single Larimichthys crocea isolate SSNF chromosome II, L_crocea_2.0, whole genome shotgun sequence genomic window:
- the pak1ip1 gene encoding p21-activated protein kinase-interacting protein 1-like, which produces MAAVLELIAGSYEQIAFGYRVKTDEKEWTAKPNFTHHAHTASISAVAASERFVVTGSKDETIQLYDMKKKTEHGALLHHNGSITCLEFYGSSHLLSGGEDGLVCVWSTKKWECLKSIKAHKGTVTSLSVHPSGKLALTVGTDKTLRTWNLINGRSAFIKNIKQNAHIVRWSPDGDKYVVVVDDKVIIYNLETASVTGTITNPKRISSVKFLNNSILAVAGDDEIVRLCDVEKEKWVCEFKAHETRVKAVDSFITEDYCVMVTASNDGFIKMWKLHLKEELESPTLLGEVNTTARLTCLAVWKPSSVQKIAEEPAAEATTSKELAQELSKTKRVRIVAEEVILEDESKPKKKKKRAGK; this is translated from the exons ATGGCAGCTGTGCTGGAGCTGATCGCTGGGAGCTACGAGCAGATCGCGTTTGGTTACCGGGTGAAAACGGACGAGAAA GAATGGACAGCCAAGCCAAACTTCACACATCACGCCCACACCGCGTCCATATCAGCCGTGGCAGCCAGCGAGAGGTTTGTCGTCACAGGAAGCAAAGACGAGACCATCCAGCTGTAcgacatgaagaagaagactgaacACGGAGCTTTGCTGCATCACAACG GAAGCATCACCTGCCTGGAGTTTTACGGGTCGTCTCATTTACTGAGCGGAGGAGAGGATGGACTTGTGTGCGTGTGGAGCACGAAGAAGTGGGAGTGTCTGAAATCCATCAAAGCTCACAA AGGGACTGTCACGTCGCTGTCCGTCCATCCGTCCGGGAAACTCGCGCTTACAGTCGGGACAGATAAGACTCTCAG aACATGGAATCTAATTAACGGAAGATCAGCCTtcatcaaaaacataaaacaga ATGCTCACATTGTCCGATGGTCTCCAGACGGAGATAAATACGTGGTTGTGGTGGACGACAAAGTGATCATCTACAACCTGGAGACAGCCTCTGTGACAGGAACGATCACAAACCCCAAGAGGATCTCATCTGTTAAGTTCTTAAAT AACTCCATCCTCGCCGTCGCAGGAGACGATGAAATTGTGAGATTATGTGACgtggaaaaagagaaatgggTGTGTGAGTTCAAGGCTCACGAAACCAG AGTAAAAGCAGTCGACAGTTTCATTACGGAGGATTACTGCGTGATGGTGACGGCTTCAAACGACGGATTCATCAAAATGTGGAAACTTCACCTGAAGGAG GAGCTGGAGTCTCCCACCCTGCTCGGGGAAGTGAACACGACGGCCAGACTGACGTGCCTGGCTGTGTGGAAACCTTCATCAGTGCAGAAGATCGCTGAGGAACCAGCAGCCGAGGCAACAACATCTAAAG AACTCGCCCAGGAGCTTTCGAAGACAAAGAGAGTCCGCATTGTAGCAGAAGAAGTCATTCTAGAAGATGAGAGCAAacccaaaaagaagaaaaagcgtgctggaaaataa